GTCCATATCAGAAACCCAAAGTAATCGCTTATCGCATTGTCTGTTTAAAATAGTCGTCTGTTGTTCTTCTTCTCGTGGAGATAATTCAACTCGTCGCTGTAAATTCCGATTACAAAGCGCAGCATATTGTCGACCAAAGCTGTAAGCCTTGTATTCTCATTCCCAATAAGTGGAGGATTGCCGATACTTTGTACTTGGTTGCCGCACTGATATAGATCGCCGAACGGTTACGGCAGTCCGCCGGGGCAAAGAACGTGCGTTCGAAATCCGGCAGCGGAATCTTTTTGCGACGGAATCCGGCCAGCTCCTTTACGTCACTCGTTTGGGTATTGGCGTCTGTCCTTTCAGCAGTCGGAGCCGATGCTCCGGATACCGTTTCCGATGTCTTTCCCTCGGGAGCGTCCGTATTTTCCGCTTCCGGTTCGGGAATCCGGCGGATGACTTTCGAATCCAAAGGGGCCTGTCCGGCGATCATCTGACGCATCAATTCTTCGTCGACTTCGATACGGGGACGCTTCGATGGTTTTGTTGCGAGGTTGTCGGTTTCTTTTAATGAATCCATGGTACAATGTTTTTAAGATTGAACGTTCGCTTTATGCTTGTAAAGCGTGTGTGTCTGGTTTTATGGTTTAAACCATTCAAAATACCATTTTCTGCTTCACGCAGTTTATATCGGAATAATGAACGGAACAAGAAAACCTACCTTTCATGATGCAGGATACCACCGACTGAAATACCTCGGTTTTGATGTCCGGCCACGACCGCTCCAGTCCGCACCTAGAGCTTGTTTTGGCGCCCGGACGGTTGTAATATTGCAACCGGGAAAGACCCGTCCTCGAAAGCCGTAGCGGAGGTTTTTCAAAGTTTTCACAAAAAATTTCCGCCGCGGATTTTTGTTATCGCCAGATAACAGCGAGCTGTACCTTTGTATGCCGAAAAACTTTTCGGCATACGAAAGGTGCTCGCTCTGCGAGGCCGGGATCGCTCCCGAGTCGAACGCCTTTTTAACCGATGTCATGAATACCGACCGAAAACTGACAAACGGGATTATTTTATCTGCTGAACTGAATCAGAGATTGACTGCTTGAATATTCCGATTAATGCATGTCTTCCAAAAAATCCAATATTTCCCGGCGAATCTGCCGGAATCTGGACACTGACGTGTCGTACCGGTCGAAATCGAATATGATTGCATTGACGAAAGCCTGCGCACGGATTGAATCCCGGGCCTCAACCATTTTCAGTAGGTCGTAGTCGCGAATGCCGTCACGCATGGCAGTCAGCCGGATCGAAGGATAGAGTTTCCGGTAACCGGGGTAGACGATATGCGAGTCACCGCCGGGCCAGTCATTGGCGGGGGCGGAAACATCCCCGAAAGGATCGCCGTTCGCTCCCCATGCATTGAAGCCCCAGTGAAGGTATCCCGGAGAGCCGTATTTGTAGTTTATCCAATGCAGCAGGCGTGTCTTAATGAGCGGCAGTGTTACGTAACGGTTTGCGAAATTCCCCCGGGGATACATGCAAGTGTAAAACCAGCAACTATGTCCGGCAGGCATTGTCCGATAGATTTCCCAAGCGAATTCGTCGAGTTGCGGCACCAGAATGTCGATCAGCGCCGGGTCGTAGGACGAAGAGCGGTAAGCTTCGATGATTCGGATATCGGGGGCAGCCTGTTTTACCTGGTGGGCCAATCCTTCCCAGGAGGTCTTATTTTCGTCGAGCGGTTCGTCGGCAATGTGTTGTGTGTAGATGTCAAGCCAGCTGCGGCCGCTTCCGTCATTGATCGTTTTGGAACGCAAGTGTTCCTGCAGAGCCGGGAAATACGCTGCGATGTATTGTTGCACGCGCGGGTCGTCATAAGGCAGACGCTGGTAAACATAGGAGCCCTCGCCGTCGGGGACCGGTACGTTGGCCCAGAAAGGATCGGTCCATCCGTTGTGGGATCGCTTGGCGAAATGGTTGGCCTCGATCAGCCGTACGTCGGCATGTCGGAGCAGGAATTCGATCGTTTTGTCCATCCGTGAGAAATCGAACGTCAGTCCTTTGCCATCGGCTGTCGGAACCGGCGTTCCCGTTTCGTAGAGCAACCAGACGTTCTGACCATAGGCCGAGGCGGTTTCGACGAGCTGCCGCATACATTCCCAATAGGCCGGTGAATCGTCCTCCACGTATTCGTTGTCGTTCATAAAAGAGAATTTATCGGGGAAATACCAGTTGGTAACCAATAACGACTGCTTGGGAAGCGTGACCGGATAAACTTGTATGGTGAATTGTCGGTCGGCAACGATCCGTTTTCCGTTCTTTAGCCCGGAAATGCGTACCGATCCTTCGTAAAGCCCCGCTTCGGCATCGGCCGGAATCGGAATGTCCAACCAGAGAGAAGCGGTCCCGCCTGCGGCGATAGATACGGTGGTGTCGGTCAGAATGGGATCGGGATATTCTCCGGACGGTGATTGCAGGGCGTCGGGGGCCGCCGGCACGTAGGCGTGGGAAGCCTGTACGTTCCGGACCCAGCCCAGAACGGCTTTGTCGAGCGAAGCTCCCTGCTTTGTTTTGAGACTCCGGAGGACAGGATTCATTGCCGCGACGGAGTCGTCTGCGGAGATAACGAATTGCAGAACGGCGTTCTCGCCGCGGGCCACGCGGACGGTATCGTCCCCGGCAGGAGGGCAAACGATTCCGGGAAGAACATTGGTCAAAGGATCGATGACGCGGATCGTGAGTCCGCTTTCACTACAGGCTACCGGTAGCAGCAGGAGTGCAGGGCAAAGAGTCCGGATCGTCCGGTTGACGAGAAGTCGGAGCGGGGAAATGTTCATTTCGGGTTCGGTTTGAATTCTTAATTGCATTGCGGGAAAACAGTAAGCCGGAGTTCCGTGCATCCGTAGGGAATCAGTTCGAGGTATTCGATACGGTCGGATACGGCGCGGGCTATCCCTTCGGCCGGAAGGCGCGGCGTGTAGCGTCCTTTTTCCAATTCCCAGTCGATCGGTTTGACGGGAACCGAGATTTTCACGGGCGTATGTTCCGGATCGAACGGATAGCTTCCTGCGGCTGCGGGTTTTGTCCGAATGACCTTCAGGGGTATGACCGGATCGGAGCAAAGGGCATAGTTCCAGGGTCCGGCAGGCTCGATGCTCCAGCATTCGAATTCGGGGTTGCCGGGAACTTTGCCGTTCATATTCGCATAGACCGTCCGGTCGGCTGTTTTCCGCTGGGGAACAGGATAGGAGAAGAGCAGAGGTCCGCGCTGCACGTAGATTCCCTGTCCGGGAACGGTGTTCATGACGGGTTGCATGCCGAGACACAACCGAATCCGGTCGCCGTTCTTGAATTTGCGCCGGAGAGTCACGAACGTGCCGGCGGGACATGCGTCTCGCCACAGTTTGCCGTTGACATATATTTTGGCATCCCTGCACCATGCGGGAATGCGCAGCAGAAACGGGATATCCGTCCTCTCTTTCAGGCCGAAGGAGAACTCGATCTCCCCGTCGAACGGATAGGAGGTCCGCTGTGCGATGTGGCACTGTCGGCCGTTCGGCAGGTCGAACGTTGCAGCCGAAGGGCCGTAGAGCGCGGCGGCAATAGAGCCGTCTTTCCCGCGTAGCCACATATGTGCGACGTAATTGGGCATGAAACGGTGAACGTTTCCGGCGCAGCACTCCGTTTCATGCGTCGGCCGGAAAGCCATCCAGGTCGAACCGTGGAAGAATTCGTTGTGATTTGAACGCCCCGTTGCGATTACCTGATTGACGGACGAGAAATACTGCAACGATCGGAAATCCTTGGTAACGGCTCCCGGTCCGGCATTGAAGACCGCTTTTTCTATTTTGTCAGCCCACCGGACTTCGCCCGTGGTCAGGAGAAATTGCTCCAGTGTCCAGGTGTAGTCGGAAATGTCGCAGGTTTCGTGACTGTTGATGACGTTCCCGTTTCCGACGAGCGCTTCCGCACTGGCAGGAACGCCGTCGGGGAGCATGTGGTCGCGGGTGAGCTTGCGTTCGGCGTTGAGTGCAAGGTCCAGGTAATATCGTTTGCCCGTATAGGCATAGAGCAGCATCGGGAGTTTCAGTTCTTCCATGCAGGTGACGCCATGCATGACGAACCGTTCGTCGCCGGCCGCGACTGCGGGCGTCAGGTCCCCGAATTTTCCGCCATTGTAGGCTCTCTCGCAAATATCCAGCAACTTCGCATTGCCGGTTTTGCCGTAAGTCCACAACATTCCCTCGATGCTGACGATGTTGCGCCATTTCTCGACCTGCTCCTGCGTAAAGTTCATGTAGTGCCTTTCCAAGGCTGCGGGGATCGCCGGATCGCCCGTGCGCTCGTAATAGGCTTGCAGCACCCGGAAGTAGACACACATGGGCCACATCGACTCAATCGCTTTGTTGCCCAAAACACCTGTGGACGATGCGTTGGCCAGCGTGTAGCGAATCCCCTCCTCGGCTTTGGCGATCATCTCCCGATCACCGAGCAGGTAACCCAGGCGGAGCAGACCGTCGGTGTAATAGGCTGTCTGCTCGTAGCGCCACCAGTCGCTTCCGTAGGTTTCGGTGTTACGTCCGATCTCACCCGCCCAAAGGCAGGAGTCGTACGGATAGGACATCGCCTCGGGATGTCCCGTAAGTCCCGTTTGTTGGCGGTGGAGGAATTCCTCGATCCAGCCCTGCGGCTCTATGCAGCCGATCATGCCGCCCTGAAACTGGGCATAAGGGGCCTGGGCGTTCGTCGCGGTACCGACGAGGCAAAGTGCAATAATTGAAAACAGCTTCTTCATGCGATTTCTTGACTATTTGTATTTTTCGACTCTTGCATCCCGGATGACACCTTTCCAGTCGAGCCCGAAAGCGAAATCATATGTATTTCCTTCCGAGTCCGTATAACAAACCATATCTCTCGGAACGTCTTCATGCTGCTGTTCCACGGTTTTCATGTCTGCGGGCAATTGCATCGGCAGAAGTGCCGACGGTTCCCGCCGGCCGGAGATAATATCCAGCACGGCCTGACGCTGTACCCCGAAAGCAAGCAGTATGGCATCGGCCGAAGGTTCGAATTCGGCCGGAACGAACGGTCTGGTCGTGGAAACGACAGCCACGACGGGCTTGTCTCCCATCTGCCGTTTCGTTCCGAGTACCCGTTTCAACTCTTCCCGGTTGGAACTCCGGACGGTTTTCCCGCGGTAACTCCGGTCGATGGACGGTTCTTTCGGGTCCCCGCCGGCAATACTCTCGGGGCGTGCGTGGCGGGCCGTGTAGTCGCCGTATTGCAGGCTGATCGGGACATAACCGTTGCCGCCCTTTTCCCGATCGGCCGCATCGTATCCGCAGCCTCCGTCGGGTTCGTCGATAAAAACGATCGCGAAGTCGGCATTTTCGGGGCTTTCTGCCAATTCGTAATATTGTTTGACCAAAGAGGTGTCTACAGGTAGGCGGGATTGTCCGCATTCGGGCAGATATACGCTCCGGCGGGTCGATGCGGGCAGGGTTCCCGCCCGGTTTTTCAGCAGGACGACCGACCGGAGCTGCGCTTCGTAACCGGCTTGCATAAATTCCGGATTCCCGACCGTCGCTTCCGTCCGGTCCGGGTCTACATAGGGATTTTCGAACAGACCGGTCCGAAAAATATTGAGCAGCAACCTTATGGCGGAACGTTCGAACCGCTCCCGGGCAGATTTTTCGCCGAATTCGGCGGTCCACATTCGGTAGGCTTCCAGCACGGGACCTTTGTCGTTGTTGCCGCCGAACTGGTCTACTCCGGCTTTGAGCGCTTCGTAATGCCGCTGCGGGATGCTCAATGCCTCCACTCCCCAGCATTTGCCGTCAGCCTCCTCGATGCTGGAATAGTCGTGCGTGATGCCCCAATCCGTGCAGACGACGCCGTTGTATCCGTATCTGTTCCGCAGCAGATCGGTGACGATATATTTGCTAAAACCGTTGCCGACCTTTTTTCCCGAGGGGTCCACCCCGTGGGAAACCGTATAATAGGGCATGACGGCTGCGGCCTTTCGTGTCTTGCCGTTGAGGCGGAAAGCTCCTTCCACAAAGGGCCGGATGTGTTGCTCGAAATTTCCGCCGGGGTAAACAGTGTATTTCCCGAAGCTGAAATGGGCATCCCGTCCGCCTTCTTCCGGGCCGCCGCCCGGCCAATGTTTGACCATGGCATTGACGCTTTCATACCCCCAGCCGTCCGCAATCTCGGCAGCTCCGACGGAGGTCTGGAATCCGTCGATATAGGCCCGCGCCATATCGGTGTCCAGATCGGGGTCTTCGCCGAAGGTACCGTAGAACCGGTTCCACCGGGGTTCGGTCGCCAGATCGATCTGCGGCGACAGCGCTGTGGCGATACCCAAGGCGCGGTATTCGGCGGATGCGATCCGTCCGAACTTTTCGACCAGTTCGGGGTCGAACGTAGCGGCCAGCCCGAGCGGACTGGGCCACAACGAAATCTTTCCTCCTGACCCTGCGTTGTATTCGGCCCAGGCTCGGGTTTCATTCCGGGGATCGGAACTGATATTGACCGGAATGCCTTGTCCGAGGCCTTCGACGAAGGCCTGCATGTTGTTGTTCCATTCGGCTGCAATGCGGGGACTTTCAACCCGGACGACGAGCACGGCCCGGAGATTGTCGTCCCGGAGGAACTTCCGCTGTTTGTCCGAAACAGCCGAGTGGGGAAGTCCGCTTTCCCGGAGTGAGGTCCCGTTGTAGGTCGAGGACCAGTAACCTACCGAATCCGTCGGGACGGCCTGATGGGAACTGTATAACATCAATCCGGCAATCTCTTCGACGGAGAGTCGCTTTGCAAGGTCTTCCGCCCGTTCTTCCGGGGTGTACCGCCAATCTTCGTAGCAGTCGAGAATCCCGTTTCGGTTCAGGTCTTTGAAAGCGTATCCGTCGGAATATAAGATACGGACGCCGGATCCGGGGAAATAGCCCAGAGTCTGTCCTCCGTCTTGCCGAATCAGACAGTAGGTGTCATGCGGCTCGACCGTCCATTTTCGGCCGCAGGCACAGAGTATCGGCAACATAAACGCCAAAGATACTATTCGACGTACAAGATCTGTTTTTGTTGTCATATCGTTATCAGGGTCGGTTCGTTCTTTAGGGGACTTGGGAAAGCAGTTACAAAAGAATGAATTTTTATCGGCCGCGGGGTTGAATATTTTCCGGAAAGATTCTTTCCCGTATACGGATACCTTATTGAAATAAAGGCGAAATTGCAGTTGTCCGGACGTTTTGAGCCGTATTGCGCCGTTCTCTTTCGGCCAAATGATCGTACAATTCGGCGGGATGCAGTTGTGTTTCCCGAAAAAAATGTATACTTTAGTTTCCGAAAATACCCGTTATGCATCGTCGCTTTCTTATATCCCGTTTTTTCATAGTCTGCATCGGATTTGTCCTTTCCGAGATACAGATCGTTGCTGCCGAGTCTTTTCCTCAGGTGCGTTTCACCCCGTTACCTTCCGACATTCTGCCGTCGAACGAAGTGCGCAAACTTTATCAGGATTCCGATGGATATATCTGGATTCCAACTTATAACGGATTGGCCCGCTACGATGGATACGGAGCCATCACCTACGGTATGCGTGATGTTTCGAACGGGTTGTTCAACACGTTCGTCAATGTCGTTGCCGAGGACCACGACAAGAACCTGTGGATCGGAACCGAGCACGGCCTTTTTCGGCTCGACAAGGTTTCGGGAAACATCGTGGCCGACGAATATCCAGAGTTGGCGGATTGCAACATCGCAGTCATTCTGTGCGATACGGGCAACGGCATCTGGATCGGCGGCGACAAGGGCCTTTTCCGCAAAAATGCGCTCGACCGTAATTTTCATCCCGTCCCGATCTCCAATTCGGCGGGTCGTCCCGTCAAGGCGGTCACCTCCATCATCAAGGATGACAAACTGAACCTGTGGATCGCCGCTTTCGATCAGGGTTTGTTGCGTTATGATATCCGTGAGGATCGCGCCTATGCTTGCGACGATGCCGTGCTGCGTAAAGCACATGTTTTGGCACGTGATGTCGCGGGTAATATCTGGGTGGGTACGTGGGGCGCCGGAGTGGTGCGGCTGGTTAATCCTCTGGCCCCGGGACCGACCCGTTACGTGCATTATAAACACGTGCCGGGCAGAACGCACTCGCTGCTCGACGATATTATTTACGATATTGAGGAAAATCCCGAGCAGAATACCATCTGGATCGGTGGTCGCAGCGGGTTGAGCATCCTCCACGACATCGACAATCCCGATTCGTTCCAGAATTTCTTTCCCGGCGACAACGTGGGAGACCTGCCCTATAACGAGGTGAATTCGATCCTTCGAACCCGTGACGGACTGATGTGGATCGGTTTGTTGGGTGGCGGCGTCTGCAAGGTCCAGACCAGCGGAACCAAATTCGAGTCCGATCGGCTGGAACCGATCAGAACCCGTTACAACACGAGTTCTGTTCGAAGTATGTATTACGCCGGAAACGGCGACTTCTGGTTCGGGCTGCTTGATTTCGGCCTTATAAAATACAACATTCGAAGCGGTAAAATCGTCGATTACCACGAGCATCCCGATTTGAAGTCGCTTCCTTACACTTCGACCGTCAATACGATCATCCGCCGCTCGACTACCGGGGAACTGTATTTCGGAACGCAAAACGCCGGTATTTGGGTGTATAACGAAACGCAGCACAAGGTTCGGCAGATCAATCATTTCAACCAGCCGAAC
This Alistipes shahii WAL 8301 DNA region includes the following protein-coding sequences:
- a CDS encoding DUF4091 domain-containing protein translates to MNISPLRLLVNRTIRTLCPALLLLPVACSESGLTIRVIDPLTNVLPGIVCPPAGDDTVRVARGENAVLQFVISADDSVAAMNPVLRSLKTKQGASLDKAVLGWVRNVQASHAYVPAAPDALQSPSGEYPDPILTDTTVSIAAGGTASLWLDIPIPADAEAGLYEGSVRISGLKNGKRIVADRQFTIQVYPVTLPKQSLLVTNWYFPDKFSFMNDNEYVEDDSPAYWECMRQLVETASAYGQNVWLLYETGTPVPTADGKGLTFDFSRMDKTIEFLLRHADVRLIEANHFAKRSHNGWTDPFWANVPVPDGEGSYVYQRLPYDDPRVQQYIAAYFPALQEHLRSKTINDGSGRSWLDIYTQHIADEPLDENKTSWEGLAHQVKQAAPDIRIIEAYRSSSYDPALIDILVPQLDEFAWEIYRTMPAGHSCWFYTCMYPRGNFANRYVTLPLIKTRLLHWINYKYGSPGYLHWGFNAWGANGDPFGDVSAPANDWPGGDSHIVYPGYRKLYPSIRLTAMRDGIRDYDLLKMVEARDSIRAQAFVNAIIFDFDRYDTSVSRFRQIRREILDFLEDMH
- a CDS encoding beta-L-arabinofuranosidase domain-containing protein; amino-acid sequence: MKKLFSIIALCLVGTATNAQAPYAQFQGGMIGCIEPQGWIEEFLHRQQTGLTGHPEAMSYPYDSCLWAGEIGRNTETYGSDWWRYEQTAYYTDGLLRLGYLLGDREMIAKAEEGIRYTLANASSTGVLGNKAIESMWPMCVYFRVLQAYYERTGDPAIPAALERHYMNFTQEQVEKWRNIVSIEGMLWTYGKTGNAKLLDICERAYNGGKFGDLTPAVAAGDERFVMHGVTCMEELKLPMLLYAYTGKRYYLDLALNAERKLTRDHMLPDGVPASAEALVGNGNVINSHETCDISDYTWTLEQFLLTTGEVRWADKIEKAVFNAGPGAVTKDFRSLQYFSSVNQVIATGRSNHNEFFHGSTWMAFRPTHETECCAGNVHRFMPNYVAHMWLRGKDGSIAAALYGPSAATFDLPNGRQCHIAQRTSYPFDGEIEFSFGLKERTDIPFLLRIPAWCRDAKIYVNGKLWRDACPAGTFVTLRRKFKNGDRIRLCLGMQPVMNTVPGQGIYVQRGPLLFSYPVPQRKTADRTVYANMNGKVPGNPEFECWSIEPAGPWNYALCSDPVIPLKVIRTKPAAAGSYPFDPEHTPVKISVPVKPIDWELEKGRYTPRLPAEGIARAVSDRIEYLELIPYGCTELRLTVFPQCN
- a CDS encoding glycoside hydrolase family 3 protein; this translates as MLPILCACGRKWTVEPHDTYCLIRQDGGQTLGYFPGSGVRILYSDGYAFKDLNRNGILDCYEDWRYTPEERAEDLAKRLSVEEIAGLMLYSSHQAVPTDSVGYWSSTYNGTSLRESGLPHSAVSDKQRKFLRDDNLRAVLVVRVESPRIAAEWNNNMQAFVEGLGQGIPVNISSDPRNETRAWAEYNAGSGGKISLWPSPLGLAATFDPELVEKFGRIASAEYRALGIATALSPQIDLATEPRWNRFYGTFGEDPDLDTDMARAYIDGFQTSVGAAEIADGWGYESVNAMVKHWPGGGPEEGGRDAHFSFGKYTVYPGGNFEQHIRPFVEGAFRLNGKTRKAAAVMPYYTVSHGVDPSGKKVGNGFSKYIVTDLLRNRYGYNGVVCTDWGITHDYSSIEEADGKCWGVEALSIPQRHYEALKAGVDQFGGNNDKGPVLEAYRMWTAEFGEKSARERFERSAIRLLLNIFRTGLFENPYVDPDRTEATVGNPEFMQAGYEAQLRSVVLLKNRAGTLPASTRRSVYLPECGQSRLPVDTSLVKQYYELAESPENADFAIVFIDEPDGGCGYDAADREKGGNGYVPISLQYGDYTARHARPESIAGGDPKEPSIDRSYRGKTVRSSNREELKRVLGTKRQMGDKPVVAVVSTTRPFVPAEFEPSADAILLAFGVQRQAVLDIISGRREPSALLPMQLPADMKTVEQQHEDVPRDMVCYTDSEGNTYDFAFGLDWKGVIRDARVEKYK